DNA from Hwangdonia lutea:
TAAGCCAGACACCGCAACGAAAAACACCTAATTATTTCTTTAAAAACAATGGCGATTTAACCTTTACTAAAGCATCAACCCATTGGGGCATTTCAAAACCCACGTTTTCAAACGGCGCTGCTTATGCCGATTTTGATAATGATGGCGATTTGGATTTAGTGGTTAATAATATTGATGAACCGGCTACCATTCTTAAAAATAATTCCAATAAAAACTACCTTCAATTTCAGTTTAAAGGAAATCCTAAAAACCCATTTGGTATTGGTGTTCGCGTTGAAGCTAAAACAAAAAACGGTACTCAGTATTTAGAAAATTATCCCACGCGGGGGTATCAATCGGCTGTTGAACCTATTTTACATTTTGGTTTAAACGATTTAAAATCTGTTGAAAGCATTAAAATTATTTGGCCAAACAATAAGGTTCAAACGCTTAAGGATATTACAGCCAATCAACGATTGACTATACATTATACTGATTCAAAACTTAAAGAAAACAGGAATGACAAATTAAACCCAACGCTTTTTAAAGACATAACTAAAGCTTCAAAAATAAAACACAAGCACATCGAAAACGATTATAACGATTTTATCAATGAAAGCCTTTTGCCTCATAAAATGTCGCAATTTGGACCAGCCGTTGCCGTTGCAGACATCAATAATGACGGTTTAGACGATTTTTTTATAGGAGGCTCAAAAGGGCATTCGGGTACCTTATACATTCAAAATAACGGTGGCGTGTTTAAAGTATCTAATGCTAAAACCTGGAAAAATGATAAAAGTTATGAAGATGTTGATGCGCATTTTTTTGATGCCGATAACGATGGCGATTTAGATTTATATGTCGTTAGCGGTGGTAACGAATGGAAGGCGAACAGCAATATGTATCAAGACCGACTGTACATTAACACTCATGGTAATTTTAAGAAAGCCAACGCGAATCTTCCTAAAATGTATTCTAGTGGAGGCTGTGTAAAACCTTTTGATTTTGATGGCGATGGTGATTTGGATTTATTTATTGGCAGCCGACTTAAAGCACAAACCTATCCGTTTTCTGGCACAAGTTATCTGTTAGAAAACACCAACGGAAAATTTAAAGATATTACGCCACAAAGAGCTTCTGAATTATCAAATATAGGTATGGTAACCGATGCTATATGGACTGATTTTGATAACGACAATCAAACCGATTTAATCGTGGTTGGCGAATGGATGGCCATCAGCTTTTTTAAAAATGAAAATGGGAATTTTATACTTCAGGAAAATATGCTTCCCAATTCAAGTGGTTGGTGGAATAGCATAAAAGGCGCCGATTTTGACAACGATGGTGACACCGATTATATAGTTGGCAACCTCGGTTTAAACTATAAATACAAAGCTTCAGTGAAAGAACCTTTTGAAGTGTTTTCAACCGATTTTGACGATAATGGTACTAACGATATTGTTTTGGGCTATTATAACAACCAAGATTTATTTCCGCTTCGCGGGCGTGAGTGCTCCTCAAATCAAATGCCATTTATAAAGAAAAAATTTCCAACCTATGACGCTTTTGGCTCTGCTAAATTAATCGATGTTTACGGAAAAGAAAAACTAGAGAAGGCTTTACATTTAAAAGCAAACACCTTTGCTTCCGTATATTTGGAAAATTTAGGTAATGGACAATTTAACATGGTTGCATTACCCCATGAAGCACAAGTATCTTCTATTAATGATATTTTAATTGATGATTTTAACAAAGATGGTTTCAAAGATATTTTGGTAGCCGGTAACATGTATCAATCTGAAATTGAAACCACAAGAAACGATGCCAGTTACGGGTTGCTGTTACTCCATAATGGTAAAAACAACTTTAAACCCATTTCTGCTTTAGAAAGCGGAATCGGCATTAAAGGTATGGTTAAAGATTTATCCATCATAAAGCAAAAAGACAGCAAATCAATCCTCGTAACTATAAATAATGACTCTATGGTAGTTTATAAATGGAACACCCCATAAAGCATTATAATCTTTAAACCAGAAATCGTTCCTCTAAAAAATTTACAGAATATTTTGGATAAAAATCAAATACCCGTTTTGAAAATAAATGACCGTATTTGTAACCAGGAGAAAAAATAAAAAACACTATCCTTTAAACATTTAGCTTTACATGCCAACTGTAAAAGCATAGTGTTTTTTTACTACCATTAACCCGTTGTGCATTTCGAATGGAAAAAATATCAATATGTCAATTCGAGTGATTTTGAGGCACGAAAAATTGTATCGTGAATCAATTTCAAGTTGAAATTCTTATTCTCGATACAAATTTTACTCATTCCAATCGTAAAATTCACTCGAATTGACAGAATTTTTTCAAAATGCACAACGGGTTACTATTATTTATTTTTAGTGCACATCTGCTTTTACCTCACCCGACTGATTCATCATCATTTCGTGATCGTATTTGCAACAATCCGGTAAGTTCTCGTAAGCTTCTAAATCGCCAGTTGCTTTCTCGGTATCATAACCAGAAGCAGCAATCGCTTTGTGAATGGCCATGGCATCTGTTTTAGTATCGTTAAAAGTAACGTCTATTTTCTTTTTATCCACATCCCAGTTAGCACTAGCTACGCCGTCAACACTATTGGCCGCTTTTTCAATGGTTTTTTTACACATCCCACAATTGCCTCTTACACCAAAAGACAGCTCAGTCATAGCCAGTTCTTTAGACACTTCGGTTGCTGTAGCTTCGGTTTCTTTTTTGGCTTCATTTTTACAACTTGTTAAACTCATTGCAGCTATTACAGCTACGCTTAAAATTACTCTGTTCATGTTTAAATATTTAATTGTTATTAATTTACTCTATTACTTGCTTTACTTCACCACAAGTTAACATGGCGTCTCCAAAATAAGGATTGAATACTTTTTCCTCCTTACTCAACCAATAGGCGCCCTTGTTATTGTCAACCATAGGGCAATATTGATGATATACTTTTTCGTTGATGCCAAATACTTCAATAGCATTGGTTAATTGTGACGAAAGGTTTTTGAAATGCGTTCGTTGATCTTCAATTTTAGATGTATTTGAAATGGATGTTGCTGCGGCCTTAATTTCTTTTTGTAAAGCCATCCAATGATTATGTGCGTTATCATCTTTAAGTAATGACATATTTACTTTAGCCAAATTCTCCTGTAATTTTTCGGCAACTGTTTTTACCTTTTTCGAATCATCTTTTACTAAAGCATCCTTTAACTGAATGTACTCGTTAAAAACAGCTTTTAATTGATTTTGAAAATCTTTGGAAACACTTATTCTTTCATTTAAATTGCTATGGTTTTTATTATCTTCAGAAGCCGATTCGTCCATTCCAAGATGTCCTTCGTGCCCAGTCATAGCTACATCGCTACCTTTATTCATCATCGATTTTTTTCCTTGCAACTGTGCGGCTGCATCAATTGTAAATGTGCCATTAGAAACAATTTCGTCACCGCTATTTAAACCTTCTAAAACCTCATAATTTTCTCCTATTTTAGTGCCTACGGTAATTTCTCGCATTTCGAAAACAGGTTGCTCCGGATTGGTTTTTAAATAGACCACAGAGCGTTTACCAGTCCATAAAACCGCTGTTGATGGCACCGTTAATACTTCTTTTTCACTGGCACGACTTCTTTTAATATGACCTGCAACAAACATTCCTGGTTTAAATAAATCTTTTTGATTATTCAATACAACGCGTAAAGCCACAGTACGTGTTTTGGTGTTTAGGCTTGGTTCTATAAAGTCTACTTTTCCCGTAAATTCTTTATGGGGATAAGCTTTTGTAGTAACCGTAACGTTTTGTCCTTTTTTAAATAAATCGATTTGATTTTCATAGACATCAAAATTGGCCCACACTGTTTTTAGGTTGGCTATTTTAAGCAATGGTTGCCCTTGTTTTACATAGTCGCCTTGCTCTACTAATTTTTCTGTTACGGTACCCGATACCGTGGCATACACAGGTACGTTTTCTTGTACTTTTCCAGAAGATTCAATTTTATTGATTTGATTTTCAGACAACTTCCACAATTTCAGTTTGTTTCGAACAGCTTTGTACAAAGCAGGTTGCGATTCCTTTAAGGAAGCGGCTGTAAGAAGTTCCTGTTGAGCAGCATACAATTCAGGTGAATAAATGGTTGCCAAAAGTTGCCCTTTACGCACTTCTTCGCCTGTAAAACTCACATTAAGGCGTTCTATCCGTCCTGAAAAATAACTCACTTGAACGGCATTAGCCTTTTCGTTTTCAACAATCTTTCCCGATAATGTAATGGTATTATCTTCAGCGGTTTCATTACCTACCACAGTGGTTTGAACGTTTGCCAATGCCATAGCATTTTCGGATAGCTTAAATTGATCGGCCAATAATCCGTCTGCACCTGCTTCTGCCGGAATTAAATCCATGCCGCAAATGGGACAATCACCTGGTTCGGGTTGCATAATTTGTGGATGCATAGAGCAGGTCCACATTTGATTGGTTTCTGCTACGGCTTCGTGATTGTGATTGGGTTCTGTATTGGATGAACCGCCAAATAGCAACCAACCTAAAAGTAAGCCAATCGCCAATGTTCCGATATAAATGATGTATTTTTTCATATTTTTTTGTTTTAAAACCTGTTAGGTTTGATAATGCTTTTACTTCTCAGATTCCAAGCGATTTATCATAGTTTTCATTTCTTCAATTTCCCTACGTTGTGCCTTAATGATGTCTTCTGCTAATTTTTTAACTTCTGGGTCTTTAATATCTGCTCGTTCACTTGTTAAAATAGCGATGGAGTGATGCGGAATCATACCTTTCATCCACAGTACATCGCCCACCGTAGATTTTTGGTCACGCACTAAACCTAAAGCACCAAGAAAGAGCACTATACTTCCTAATACAATGCCTAAATTTTTCTTTTTATTGTTATACATTTTCTTCATAAAGAAAAACATAATTAGAGCCATTGCAGAAACACCTAAACAAACCATATAAAACCTTGTTAAACTAAACCATACGTGGTCCAATTCGTAAGTATTTAAATACATGGTTATGTACATCGCAATAAATGAAAATCCTAACATTAAAAAGAATTTTGTGTAGTTTCCCAAATTGTCCTTATTCTGTTTGTGATCTTGTGAATTCATAATATTCTGGTTTTCGTGTTTTTATTTTTTTCTTAATTTTCTTACTGAAGTCGAAGACGTAAACCATAGCAAAAAACCACTTAAAACGGTGATTAACCCTAAAAGTGAAAATGCTCTTAAAACAAAGGTGTTAAAATTGTCACGCCCTTGATAATCCATAGTATGTGTCATCCATAAAAAATCAAACCAACGCCAATCTCTATGTCTTACAGTTTGAAACGCTCCGTTATTTATAGCAACATAAGCTTTGAGGTTTTCATCGGTTTTATAAGAAATCTCAAAAGCCGGTAACGGTTTACCTCTGTACTCGTGATGCGCATCTACGCTCTCAATTTTTCTTATATTTTCTACTTCTAAATCAGACAACATAAAACGCTCTGCAACTTTAATGGCTTCTTTTTCTGTAATTCCTTCTTTTTTATCACCTGTTATGGCATGATACAGATGTTCTCCATTTATCCAATAATATGGATTACTGTCAATTTCCAATAACTCTAAAGATTTTATGTTTTGCTCATTTTCTAAATGATTGGTTCCTATTAAATTATTAAACTCGGTTTGTAGTGGTTTTTCTTTTTTAAAATGATCGCCGTGTATCTCGTCGAGATTGGTCCAACTAAAATAGAGTCCACTGATCGTCCAAATCAAAAATTGAATTCCTAAAAAGAGCCCCAAATAGCGGTGTGTTTTTCTTATTTTTAGTGCTGTATGTCTATTTACCATGCTTGTTACTTGTTTAATGACTTTATGTTTTTCATTACCCTGAAGTCATACTTAAATTTTTATGGTTCTTAATCTCAAGGCATTTCCAATCACTGACACCGAGCTAAAACTCATGGCTAAGGCCGCAATCATTGGCGATAGTAACAACCCAAAAACCGGGAATAATACACCTGCTGCTACGGGTACGCCTAGTGTGTTGTAAATCATGGCGAAAAATAGATTTTGCTTGATGTTTTTCATCACGCCATGACTCAAGTTTTTAGCTTTTACAATACCGTGTAAATCCCCTTTAACCAATGTAATCATAGCACTTTCAATGGCCACATCGGTTCCTGTGCCCATTGCAATGCCCACATCACTTTTTGCTAATGCCGGTGCATCGTTTATTCCGTCTCCCGCCATGGCCACTACTTTGCCGTTTTCTTGTAGTTTTTCCACTTCTTTTAATTTGTCTTCTGGAAGCATACTGGCTTTAAAATCGGCAAGATTTAATTCGGTTGCAACTGCTTGTGCTGTATTGTGATTATCGCCTGTAAGCATGATTACATCGATGCCTTTATTTTGAAGCTGTTTAATAGCCATGGCACTTGTTTCTTTTATTTTATCGCCAATGACTACATAACCAATAACAGCTTTATCGATGGCTAAATAGGACACCGTTTTGCCTTGTTTTTGATAGGTTTTAGCTTCGTCTTCCATGTCTGCAGAAATTTCAGCTTTTGCATAATCCATCATTTCCGGATTTCCCAATGCTACGCTTTTAGCGTTTACTTTCCCTTCAACACCTTTTCCTGTTACAGCATTAAATCCTTCAGATTTTAAGACTTCCGCTTTCTGTTTTTTTCCATATTTAACGGTGGCTTCGGCCAGTGGATGTTCCGAATTGCTATTTAAAGACACGATATATTGCAGGACCTCAGCTTCGGTAAAATTAGAATCAAAGGCACCCACTTTTTCTACCGTTGGTTTGCCTTCGGTAATGGTTCCTGTTTTGTCCACAATTAGAGTATCTACTTTGTCCATTTTCTCTAAGGCTTCTGCATTTTTAATCAGTACGCCATTTTGAGCGCCTTTACCAACACCAACCATAACCGACATTGGTGTTGCCAAACCTAGCGCACACGGACAAGCAATAATTAATACCGCAA
Protein-coding regions in this window:
- a CDS encoding VCBS repeat-containing protein, yielding MIKAHQYIKLVIVFLSMFIVSCKKESDKKTHQLENASVTLFTEISPNESGLNFINEIPESSAMNSMVYEYFYNGGGVAVGDINNDGLPDIYFTSNLKDNKLYLNKGDFKFEDITDKAKVKGSFGWTTGVTMVDINADGWLDIYVCKSGKGKAKNRQNELFVNNKNGTFTEAAATYGLNFSGYSTQAAFFDFDKDGDLDMFLLNHNVTPINTNNPENYKTKEDEFVGDKLYRNDSGKFTDISKRAGIIGNPLGFGLGVSVGDLNQDGWPDIYVANDYIEHDYLYYNNGDGTFSESLKSSIKHIPNFSMGTDIADFNNDGLLDIMSLDMVAEDNYGIKTSMSGMNLDIFNHAVNHGFHYQYMFNALQMNIGNRNFSEIAQLAGVSNTDWSWSPLFADFDNDGYKDLFVSNGLKRDFRNNDFRNHKLKRLKQAQKNKEKMAPVIEELVSQTPQRKTPNYFFKNNGDLTFTKASTHWGISKPTFSNGAAYADFDNDGDLDLVVNNIDEPATILKNNSNKNYLQFQFKGNPKNPFGIGVRVEAKTKNGTQYLENYPTRGYQSAVEPILHFGLNDLKSVESIKIIWPNNKVQTLKDITANQRLTIHYTDSKLKENRNDKLNPTLFKDITKASKIKHKHIENDYNDFINESLLPHKMSQFGPAVAVADINNDGLDDFFIGGSKGHSGTLYIQNNGGVFKVSNAKTWKNDKSYEDVDAHFFDADNDGDLDLYVVSGGNEWKANSNMYQDRLYINTHGNFKKANANLPKMYSSGGCVKPFDFDGDGDLDLFIGSRLKAQTYPFSGTSYLLENTNGKFKDITPQRASELSNIGMVTDAIWTDFDNDNQTDLIVVGEWMAISFFKNENGNFILQENMLPNSSGWWNSIKGADFDNDGDTDYIVGNLGLNYKYKASVKEPFEVFSTDFDDNGTNDIVLGYYNNQDLFPLRGRECSSNQMPFIKKKFPTYDAFGSAKLIDVYGKEKLEKALHLKANTFASVYLENLGNGQFNMVALPHEAQVSSINDILIDDFNKDGFKDILVAGNMYQSEIETTRNDASYGLLLLHNGKNNFKPISALESGIGIKGMVKDLSIIKQKDSKSILVTINNDSMVVYKWNTP
- a CDS encoding heavy-metal-associated domain-containing protein, which codes for MNRVILSVAVIAAMSLTSCKNEAKKETEATATEVSKELAMTELSFGVRGNCGMCKKTIEKAANSVDGVASANWDVDKKKIDVTFNDTKTDAMAIHKAIAASGYDTEKATGDLEAYENLPDCCKYDHEMMMNQSGEVKADVH
- a CDS encoding efflux RND transporter periplasmic adaptor subunit, whose protein sequence is MKKYIIYIGTLAIGLLLGWLLFGGSSNTEPNHNHEAVAETNQMWTCSMHPQIMQPEPGDCPICGMDLIPAEAGADGLLADQFKLSENAMALANVQTTVVGNETAEDNTITLSGKIVENEKANAVQVSYFSGRIERLNVSFTGEEVRKGQLLATIYSPELYAAQQELLTAASLKESQPALYKAVRNKLKLWKLSENQINKIESSGKVQENVPVYATVSGTVTEKLVEQGDYVKQGQPLLKIANLKTVWANFDVYENQIDLFKKGQNVTVTTKAYPHKEFTGKVDFIEPSLNTKTRTVALRVVLNNQKDLFKPGMFVAGHIKRSRASEKEVLTVPSTAVLWTGKRSVVYLKTNPEQPVFEMREITVGTKIGENYEVLEGLNSGDEIVSNGTFTIDAAAQLQGKKSMMNKGSDVAMTGHEGHLGMDESASEDNKNHSNLNERISVSKDFQNQLKAVFNEYIQLKDALVKDDSKKVKTVAEKLQENLAKVNMSLLKDDNAHNHWMALQKEIKAAATSISNTSKIEDQRTHFKNLSSQLTNAIEVFGINEKVYHQYCPMVDNNKGAYWLSKEEKVFNPYFGDAMLTCGEVKQVIE
- a CDS encoding DUF305 domain-containing protein, whose translation is MNSQDHKQNKDNLGNYTKFFLMLGFSFIAMYITMYLNTYELDHVWFSLTRFYMVCLGVSAMALIMFFFMKKMYNNKKKNLGIVLGSIVLFLGALGLVRDQKSTVGDVLWMKGMIPHHSIAILTSERADIKDPEVKKLAEDIIKAQRREIEEMKTMINRLESEK
- a CDS encoding PepSY domain-containing protein, which gives rise to MVNRHTALKIRKTHRYLGLFLGIQFLIWTISGLYFSWTNLDEIHGDHFKKEKPLQTEFNNLIGTNHLENEQNIKSLELLEIDSNPYYWINGEHLYHAITGDKKEGITEKEAIKVAERFMLSDLEVENIRKIESVDAHHEYRGKPLPAFEISYKTDENLKAYVAINNGAFQTVRHRDWRWFDFLWMTHTMDYQGRDNFNTFVLRAFSLLGLITVLSGFLLWFTSSTSVRKLRKK